One window from the genome of Bacteroidota bacterium encodes:
- a CDS encoding polysaccharide deacetylase family protein, whose protein sequence is MYFTRPNLLVRKIYPSALWRVQLPSLRGGTGRGSIFLTFDDGPIPEVTPQVLAILKEHHAKATFFCIGANIEKHPEVFRQIISEGHSIGNHTYNHLNGWKTKTKEYLENIEKCNVQIGRYADVQMKTNPHISSSAHSHILFRPPYGRMKLSQYSLLSTQYSVVMWDVLSGDFDEKTSKEKCLKNVLSNTREGSIIVFHDSVKAKEKLFYVLPKVLEHFGEKGFEFLRLNP, encoded by the coding sequence ATGTATTTCACCCGTCCAAACCTGTTGGTAAGAAAAATATATCCGTCTGCTTTATGGCGTGTGCAACTCCCTTCCCTTCGGGGAGGGACGGGGAGGGGCTCAATCTTTCTCACGTTTGATGACGGACCCATCCCTGAAGTAACTCCGCAAGTGCTTGCTATTCTGAAAGAACACCATGCCAAAGCAACTTTCTTCTGCATAGGAGCCAACATTGAAAAGCATCCTGAAGTTTTCCGGCAGATAATTTCTGAAGGACATTCAATCGGCAATCATACTTACAATCATTTGAACGGATGGAAAACGAAGACGAAAGAGTATTTGGAGAATATTGAAAAATGCAATGTGCAAATTGGCAGATATGCAGATGTGCAGATGAAAACCAATCCGCACATTTCCTCATCCGCACATTCGCATATATTGTTCCGTCCCCCCTACGGCAGAATGAAGTTGTCTCAATACTCACTACTCAGTACTCAGTACTCAGTAGTTATGTGGGATGTGTTAAGCGGTGACTTTGACGAAAAAACTTCAAAAGAAAAATGCCTGAAGAATGTGCTCAGCAATACCCGCGAAGGTTCCATCATTGTTTTTCATGACAGCGTGAAGGCAAAGGAAAAACTATTTTATGTGTTGCCGAAGGTGTTGGAACACTTTGGAGAAAAAGGGTTTGAGTTTCTGCGCCTCAATCCGTGA
- a CDS encoding DUF2723 domain-containing protein — protein sequence MEQKYQKFNNIAGWLVFIASAFVYLSTIEPTASFWDCGEYIACSYKLEVGHPPGAPLFIMLGRIASLLAFGDTSKVAMMVNGLSGLCSAGTILFLFWSITYFIKKMITRGGAELTEGKIFAILGSGIVGALAYCFSESFWFSAVEGEVYAMSAFFTAIIFWAVLKWEQVADQPRADRWIILVFFLLGLAIGVHLLGILVIPVLCFVYYFKKYKVTKKGFIIAGIVSVALLGIVQSVIIPGVVSLSAKFELFFVNTMGMPFNSGTIFYFVVLIGAIVWALRFTAKRKKVLWNTAVLCFTALLIGYSSFFILIIRSKANTPIDENNPENAISLLSYLNREQYGDWPILYGQYYNAPLYYGNDDDPAAEPMYSVDKNDPTPHYVDGKPIYVRDDKAGKYVIADDRKDQIPNYDKRFCTFFPRMWSQQGSHERAYQSWADIKGTPIKVRNPGSGEYETLIKPTFGENLTYFFKYQMSHMFLRYFMWNYAGRQNDVQGHGIESTSRIEGNWISGIPFLDEWRLGPQDKLPESVTQSKANNKFYCLPLLLGLIGLLYHYKRDKENWWVVMLMFLLAGFAIVIYLNQYPYQPRERDYAYAGSTYAFAIWIGMGVAAIWEFLGKKMTNEKVRAILTTAICFLAVPFLMAKEGWNDHSRARRYTCRDFAADYLNSCAQNAILFTNGDNDTFPLWYVQEVEGIRTDVRVINLSLANTDWYIDQLRRKQYDSDVIPLLLDQSKYAQGNRDFVPIRPREEVKDEFLDLKEMVNFMGSEDQRAKISWGSTPINYLPTTKFRLKVDSANFVKTLQHIPDNPAQKEIAANDTNAFAKNTQPKILPYIDWDMGKKSYIMKNDLLVLDILAANNWTRPVYFAVTVGPDAFVGLEKNFQIEGLAYHLVPYSPQGGQPRVATDIMYDNLMNKAKWGGLDKDEVWMDENNMRMALTMRMQMRTLAMSLIQEGKKEAALKVLKKEEEVLPERNVPYYYDPITYTYYLIQAFYMADGKEDAIRISKRFFDIVEGDTEYAISVRKKEQGALQAYLDDRLEMMQQLISDAHRFGADALAKELEARFKKYESFITPPQQPQGMPMHK from the coding sequence GTGGAACAAAAATATCAGAAGTTTAACAATATTGCCGGCTGGCTTGTTTTCATCGCTTCAGCGTTTGTTTACCTTTCTACGATTGAGCCCACAGCCAGTTTTTGGGATTGCGGTGAATACATTGCCTGCTCTTATAAATTAGAAGTGGGTCACCCGCCAGGCGCGCCTCTTTTCATCATGCTCGGCAGAATTGCATCTCTTCTTGCGTTTGGCGACACCAGCAAAGTAGCCATGATGGTGAATGGATTATCGGGGCTTTGCAGTGCGGGCACTATTTTGTTTTTGTTCTGGTCTATCACCTACTTCATTAAAAAGATGATTACGCGCGGTGGCGCTGAACTTACCGAAGGAAAAATATTCGCCATTCTCGGAAGCGGAATAGTTGGCGCACTCGCCTATTGCTTTTCAGAATCGTTCTGGTTTTCGGCAGTGGAAGGCGAAGTGTACGCGATGTCGGCATTTTTCACTGCTATAATTTTCTGGGCTGTGCTCAAATGGGAGCAGGTTGCCGACCAGCCGCGCGCTGACCGGTGGATTATTCTCGTCTTCTTTCTGCTCGGACTCGCCATCGGAGTTCACCTGCTCGGCATACTGGTGATTCCGGTTCTTTGTTTTGTTTACTATTTCAAAAAATATAAAGTCACAAAAAAAGGATTTATTATAGCGGGAATTGTTTCTGTTGCTCTTCTGGGAATTGTGCAAAGCGTAATTATTCCTGGCGTTGTTTCTCTCTCGGCAAAATTTGAACTCTTCTTCGTAAACACAATGGGAATGCCGTTCAACTCGGGCACCATTTTTTATTTCGTAGTGCTTATCGGTGCAATAGTATGGGCGCTCCGGTTTACCGCAAAAAGAAAAAAAGTTTTGTGGAATACGGCTGTGCTATGTTTCACCGCCCTGCTTATCGGTTATTCTTCTTTCTTCATTCTCATCATCCGTTCCAAAGCAAACACTCCCATTGACGAAAACAATCCTGAGAACGCCATATCTCTTCTCTCTTACCTGAACCGCGAACAGTATGGCGACTGGCCCATTCTTTACGGACAATATTACAACGCGCCTCTTTACTATGGAAACGATGATGACCCAGCGGCAGAACCCATGTACAGCGTGGATAAAAACGATCCCACTCCTCACTATGTGGATGGCAAACCTATTTATGTGCGCGATGACAAAGCGGGAAAATATGTGATTGCCGATGACCGCAAAGACCAGATTCCGAATTATGATAAGCGCTTCTGCACTTTCTTTCCGCGTATGTGGAGCCAGCAGGGAAGCCACGAGCGCGCCTATCAATCGTGGGCAGACATAAAAGGAACTCCCATCAAAGTGAGAAACCCGGGTTCAGGAGAATACGAAACGTTAATCAAGCCCACCTTTGGAGAAAATCTTACTTACTTTTTCAAATACCAAATGAGCCATATGTTTCTGCGCTACTTCATGTGGAATTATGCCGGAAGGCAAAACGATGTGCAGGGGCACGGCATTGAATCTACCAGCCGCATTGAAGGAAACTGGATCAGCGGCATTCCTTTTCTGGATGAGTGGCGCCTGGGTCCGCAGGATAAACTTCCGGAAAGCGTTACGCAAAGCAAAGCCAACAATAAATTTTATTGCCTTCCTCTTTTGCTCGGATTGATCGGGTTGCTCTATCACTACAAGCGCGACAAAGAAAACTGGTGGGTGGTGATGCTGATGTTCCTTCTTGCCGGATTCGCTATTGTAATTTACCTGAACCAATATCCGTATCAGCCACGCGAGCGTGATTATGCGTATGCAGGTTCCACCTATGCGTTTGCCATTTGGATTGGAATGGGAGTTGCCGCTATCTGGGAATTTCTCGGAAAGAAAATGACGAACGAAAAGGTGCGCGCGATACTTACAACAGCCATTTGTTTTCTCGCTGTTCCATTTCTCATGGCAAAAGAAGGATGGAATGACCACAGCCGCGCAAGAAGATATACCTGCAGAGATTTTGCCGCAGACTACCTGAACTCCTGTGCGCAGAACGCCATCCTCTTTACGAATGGCGACAACGATACTTTCCCGCTCTGGTATGTGCAGGAAGTGGAAGGCATCCGCACCGATGTGCGCGTCATCAATCTTTCTCTCGCCAACACCGATTGGTACATTGACCAGTTGAGAAGAAAGCAATATGATTCGGATGTTATTCCTCTTCTTCTTGACCAAAGCAAATACGCGCAAGGCAACCGTGATTTTGTTCCCATCCGTCCGCGCGAGGAAGTGAAAGATGAGTTTCTTGATTTGAAAGAAATGGTGAACTTCATGGGAAGCGAAGACCAGCGGGCGAAAATTTCATGGGGCTCAACTCCTATAAACTATCTGCCTACTACCAAGTTTCGCCTGAAAGTTGATTCAGCCAACTTTGTGAAAACTCTTCAGCATATTCCGGACAATCCTGCCCAAAAAGAAATTGCCGCAAACGACACGAATGCATTCGCTAAAAATACTCAACCGAAAATTCTTCCTTATATAGACTGGGACATGGGCAAAAAAAGCTACATCATGAAAAATGATTTGCTCGTGCTTGACATTCTCGCGGCAAACAACTGGACGCGCCCTGTTTATTTTGCAGTCACAGTTGGTCCCGATGCATTTGTCGGGCTCGAAAAGAATTTTCAGATAGAAGGTCTTGCCTACCATCTGGTTCCTTACTCTCCACAGGGTGGGCAGCCAAGAGTTGCCACCGACATCATGTATGACAACCTGATGAACAAAGCGAAATGGGGCGGGCTTGATAAAGATGAAGTGTGGATGGATGAAAACAACATGCGCATGGCGCTCACCATGAGAATGCAGATGAGAACGCTTGCCATGTCATTGATTCAGGAAGGAAAGAAAGAAGCCGCGCTGAAAGTGCTGAAGAAAGAAGAAGAAGTGCTGCCTGAAAGAAACGTTCCTTATTACTATGACCCGATTACTTATACATACTATTTGATTCAGGCATTTTACATGGCGGATGGAAAAGAAGATGCGATAAGAATTTCAAAACGCTTTTTCGACATTGTTGAAGGAGATACCGAGTACGCAATTTCTGTCCGCAAGAAAGAGCAAGGCGCGCTTCAGGCGTATTTGGATGACCGCCTTGAAATGATGCAGCAATTGATTTCTGATGCGCACCGCTTTGGGGCAGATGCTCTGGCAAAAGAGTTGGAAGCAAGATTCAAAAAGTATGAAAGCTTTATTACCCCGCCACAGCAGCCACAGGGAATGCCGATGCATAAATAA